The Pocillopora verrucosa isolate sample1 chromosome 9, ASM3666991v2, whole genome shotgun sequence genome includes the window ACCGTTCCTCTCTAGGTCGCTGTGATAATATTATCGTTATTAATCTCTACAATTGAAATTGTctccctttttttaaacttttaagttGTGTTGCTTCTGAGCACTTAGCAGGTGCCACAACTGGTTACAATTTGATTTCATCTTAAGTTGCTCTTCAGACAAGTGAGGATTTCCCTTTACCAAAGTTATGCACGTTCAAAAGataagagaagaaaattatatcCCTCCACTTTAAaaggaatcattttttttctgaaaaaaaaagggatttaaaGTATAGGGGAAGTTGCCAAACTCAGACATCAGCAAGAGGGGAAAGAACTAATTACGTCAAACTGTGACATAGTGCAAAGAAAAGCTGATTATTATATTTTGCGCGCTACAAGCCTTAATTGCTATTGTTGAGCAGAATTTCAATGAATATTGGTGCTTATCAAACTCATTGAGcgttgatatttttatcatgtaTGAGCTAATTTGGTTACCATTTCCTGTCAACGGGGCTTCAGCACCTGCAGTCAGTCTAATAAAGACTAATTAGCTCAAGATAAACAAACCCTCCATACACTGCAAAGGAGAAAATACGAAGTATGTGTTGATACTCCTATTACAAAAAGGTATACCATTTTTTTGAGTGATTATAAATTATGTAATATCGTACTCCTGCTTACGAAAGTCAAGAAGTCTGTCTTGTTGAAGAATAATATTGAAATTTCTCAGTTGGTGAGTTTACATATAATTATACTGGTGACGAATTTAGgtaaaatttttatgttaaatCGCAGTTAAATCCGTGCAGTGCCTCTTTAAGGATTATAATAGATCGTATAACTCGCTAACAGGTTGATTATTGATCGTCAATGTTTGTAGGTTCTCTCTGATTTCAGTGATGGATCGCCATCGTTAACAGAATGCTTTACACCTATTAGGGCTTGTTTTATTGTGATCGAAGAATAACACTGATTacaaaacagcttttgaactatttttcatCAGAAATTGTGACGAGTTTGGCGTTCTAGATTGTCAAGAAACTTTTgttgaactttttgtttttgtccctGTTCATTTTCTCTAAAACAGTAACAAGGACTATGAAAAAAGAGTTCTTGAACATGGTTATAATCCAGTTAGCTATAAAAATGCTTTCTGGGCCAAATATAGGAAGATACGTGTAATTTATCATATCGGTCTACCAGCGAAGATTTCTTTCCTAACATGATCAGTTCGTGTGGTTGTTTCGATGTGTGGTGTTAAAGCCGAACAGCAAACAGGCGCCACATTGGCTAACGAATGGGTGACACATTTATATATCTAAAAATACGTTGCTCGttgaataaagaaaagtgaaaaaggaaCTGAGCACGACGTTAACAACATGACACTCATGACTGATATGTGATTctggaccctagtggccgatttgtgattttggaccctagtgatTAATTTGTGATGATGGACCCTTTTGGCctatttgtgattttggaccctagtggccgatttgtgattttggccCCAGTGGCCGATCTTTTAACTGGGACACTtatggccgatttgtgattttggacccaACTGGCCGCTTTGTGATTCTGGACCCCAGTGGCCGATTCGGGATTTTAgccactagtggccgatttgtgataCTGGACCCTAGTGGCTGATAAGTGATCTAGACTCTAATGCCCAATTTGTGAATCTAGACACTAGTGGCCAATTTGTAGTTTTGAACGCTGGAGGCCGATTTAtgattttggacacaagtggcAGTTTTTTCGATTTTGGACTTCGATTTTTCGATTTGTGATTTTAAACAATAGAAGCTGATATGTGATTgtggaccctagtggccgatttgtaaTTTTGAACCCTTGTTACCGATTTGTGATTATGGACATcagtggccgatttgtgattatGGACCCTTCTagccgatttgtgattttgggcCCTAGTGGCCAAATTGTGATTTTAGACTCTAAAGgccaatttgtgattttggacccaGTGGCCGATTTGTAGATTTGGGCCCTTGTgtccgatttgtgattttggaccctagtgatCGATTTGTGATTATGGACCCTtctggccgatttgtgattttgggcCCTAGTGGCCGAATTGTGATTTTAGACTCTAGTGgccaatttgtgattttggaccccAATGGCCGATTTGTAAATTTGGGCCCTTGTGTctgatttgtgattttggaccccAACGGCCGATTTGTGACTTTGGACCCCGGTGGCCGATTTGTACATTTGGGCCCCTGTGTCCAATCTGTGATTTTGGATCCTAGTGATCGATTTGTGATTATGGACCTtctggccgatttgtgattttgggcCCTAGTGGCCGGATAGTGATTTTAGACTCTAGTGACCAATTTGTAATTTTGGACCCCGGTGGCCGATTTTTAAATTTGGGCCCTTGTgtccgatttgtgattttggacactggtgGCCGATTTGTGATATTGAACCCTAGTaaccgatttgtgattttggacatTAATgaccgatttgtgattttgtaCCCTAGTGGCcagatttgtgattttggacacAGTAATGGCCGATTTGTGAGTTTGAACTCAGGTGGCTGGTTTGTGATTTGAGACCCTGGTGGCTGATTTCTGAATCAAAACACGTACAGGCCGATTTCTGATCATGCATACTTATGACCGATTTGTGATTATGGACCCTCCTGGCCGATTTGTGAGTTTGGACACTAATGCCCAATTTGTGATTTCGGACCCTATTGGgcgatttgtgattttggacgcTAATAGCctatttgtgattttggaccctagtggccgattaGTGATTTTGAACCCTGGTGGACTATTTATGATTTTGGAGAATGATGACCGActtgtgattttggaccctagaGGCCGATTAGTGATTTTGAACCCTCGTGGACTATTTGTGACTCTGGACACTGCTGGGctatttgtgattttggaccctgctagactatttgtaattttggaCCCTGCTGGACTAATTGTGATTTTGGATCCTGCTGGActatttgtgattttggaccctgCTGGActatttgtgattttggacgcAGAAGTCTAATTAGTGAGCATCAGTGGCCGGTATGAAATTTTGCACTCTAGTGGCCAATTTGGGACTTTGGACCCTAGTGTCCAAATTGTGATTGTGGATCCTAGTGGctggtttttaattttgcacCCTAGTGGccaatttgtaattttgaacaTTAGTGGCCGATGGGAATTTCGGACTCAAGTAGccaatttttgattttggacCCCAGAGGCCGGTTTGTGAGTTTGGACGCTAgtggccaatttttttattttggtcacTAGTAGCTAGTCGGTTTGTGAGTGAGCAGAGATCCTCTCATTCATTTGCCTGTTGCACTGATTCTGATTTTTAACCTCTTTGCTCTGGAACAGACTAGCTCTCATATCATCAGAATTCGAATGGTGAGCACAATATATACTACGCTTTTGTAAACAAAGGGCATCAAAAGCCaactgtctgtctgtctacGTCTTGCCTATTCAATCGTTTGTGCGACGGCTTGCACGACCTACAGAACACCGCAAGGAAATCTGAATTTTAAAACCAGGGTTAATCTTACTTTAATTATTTCAGAGAGCCAGACAAGTGACCAAACAACAGCAAAGCTCTAACTTGGCTTTCATCTATCATAAAATTGCCTCAGTGATGGGTAAGACATGGATTTTTGGGATAAGGTAAGTGTGCTTCAATGTTACAAAGCTGGTTTGGGCCGGAAAAAGAATGGAACGTTTTCTTCTTTGGAATCACCAGAAATAAGTATCCCGATGTGGTAGCTGACCTTAAATTAGAGAAAGCAGTCTCGTTGTAATAATTGTTGATTGATCACATTAAATAGTTCCCATGGCAATGACACTAAAAATCTGTCACAAATAAGACGTCTGgaaagaataaataaaacaaagtgaagtGCAACAAATAAACATACGAAATTTTGAGCTGTGTCTTAGATTTTAGAGTTAACTATCCCAGCGAATAACCTAGAAAAATTTATGGATTAATGGATTGTTGCCAACAAGACTGTTAGGCTTAATTCATCCTCCTGTCCTTTGCTGCTATTGGGAAGGTTTGGAGTTGTACAAAGGCAAATTTTCCAAAGTCCTTAGGAAGCAAGCACCACAGACGAGTGAAGAAAGAATGGAAATATTGAACCCCAGCGAGCAATGCTTCTGCCCCGAGGCTGAAAGCTAGGAAACCCAGCTATATCACGCAAGTGAAGCAGTGTCGCTGATTCAAGAGCGTTTTTAAATGCTTCTCATGAGAAACTGTGACACAGAAGCAAATTCGCCAATATTCtgggaaaaagacaaaaacagagTCAAAGACTTAATGTCGGTTATTGCCGCAAGGTTTAATTTGGACCGTGCTTTTTTGGCGGTCAAAGGACTTCAAATGTTCCTTATAGGTGGAGTTTTTTATAAGTAATCAAATCTTTCTTTACTTGTTAAATAGAAGCCCTTTAGACAGTTTCGTAAAAACTTGACTTTTAGGTGTATTTTCTGCTTGATTTAGATTTTTAGAGTGCAGTCGGATAAGCAAGGGTTAAACTATTTCAATAACAGCAAAGTAAATTTAGCTTATTTTGCAGAGaccacttttttatttgttttttttcaagcgACAGAACATTTGGGAGGAAAGTTCAATATGCCCTTCTCTTAGGTTTTCCAACCTTCGAGTAATGCAGAGGGTGATTAACCTGTTCTGTTCCAAACCTTTATTCAAAAGACATTGTGCATAGGGGAAATACTTTGGCAAAAGAAGATATTGCTCTGATGATGACGACAGTCTTCGGAAGAAAACAACGCTATTGTTTTTCAGATAAACAAACCTCTTCATTTCttttgatcattattttttttaactatttgcCTGTAACTCCTTATTCCCGTCTCCTTCCCCTCAGCCACCGTATCCGCTTTTTAGTTGCGGCAAAATTTCAATGATAACGATACACAATGGACGTTTATATGAAATACACGAAATTCGTCTTAAGCCATAAATGAAAATCACCGGCTTCTGAAGCCCTTGTTCATCGACTCAGTGATGATTGCAATGTATTGCGTAACTTTACTGTGATGCTCTACGTCATTACAGTAAGGAAATTTCTATGTCTAAATTGCACTGTGATATCACGTTCCAgtttaaaagagaaacaaactgATTGTATATGTCTTTAATAATGTACTAATTCTATTGCTGAATTAACTTTTTCAATATACAGCTTAATTAATGATGGAGTAATGATGCGGGGGGAGACTGGATTAGAGAGCTCTTCTATTCAGTGTCACATAACCAAAAATCAATTGAgccaacaatcaaacagaaaagagGAGAAACATGATGATAAAAGTAATGAGCACTGGTTATAACCATGCAAAAAACCTCCAGCGCAGGAATTATGTCAAGCAACCAAGTAGTGATTGGTTGTAGTTTTACATATGATTTGTTACGACTATGCTCTGCACTTAGGTCATACTATAGCACTCTAGTTTTCCTAATGTGTGGTATCCTTCTTCATCAAGATGTGCACCTCCCGTGTCACCAAATCTTAGCTGTTTGACGGGAAGGTGGGACTTGATGGTTAGAAAACCGCTGTCTTCCCGCcacttgttatcatttttatcacaattacACTTCAGTGATTGGTCATCAGCGCACGATCTAGTTACACCACATGCGCAGCCACCAGTTTTGAAGTTTGCTCCCCCCCAGTACGTCATGTTCTGGCCGTCACGCGAAACCCACCATGAAGTTCCATCTTTGATTAATAAGGCGCGGAAACACTCGTATTTGATGAACTGTTGACAGTTATCAGAGGCTTCCGTCAGAGCTTTTAACTGAGATATGCTGGCAGATCTGTA containing:
- the LOC136283301 gene encoding contactin-associated protein-like 2, whose translation is MYDGTFSLPSGASVDSLNTLIILSANMSHSGTYTCNATDAFSSIQTSVTVHVKYPETCSKVKANISHVSGDYFIDPDGVLGEDPFPVYCNMTDKGGVGVTVVGHDREKRTQVIGYEGPGKYSLDVHYRSASISQLKALTEASDNCQQFIKYECFRALLIKDGTSWWVSRDGQNMTYWGGANFKTGGCACGVTRSCADDQSLKCNCDKNDNKWREDSGFLTIKSHLPVKQLRFGDTGGAHLDEEGYHTLGKLECYSMT